GGTGATCAGGATCGGCTGCGGCAGCGATAGACGCGACCGCCTGAGGCAATCGCTGGGAGTGCTTTACGGACGGACTCCGCTTTATCAGAGCGATAACGTAGCCGGGAGACTACTTGCAGGGGCGCTCTCTCCGCTCAGACGGCTGCTGGGTGTCCGCCGCCGGCCGGCGATTCCCGATGGGAGCGCCCCGGACGGTACTCCTCCGGACCTGACCGACAGAAGAGTCGTGCTGAGGATCAATGTCGACTGGGATGCCCGCGGGCTGGATATCCTGGAGCGCTGGTGCGAGACGTTCGAGTTGCGGCCCACCCTGGCCGTGGCCGGGATAGAGGTCAAGGACAACGAGTCCAGGTTAAGGAGTTTTATCAAGGGCACCGGCTGCGATATCGCCAGCCACACCTGGAGCCACTGCGTGGTCCTCTCCAGCCACGGCGCCAAGCGCCAGCGCGAGGAAATCGCCGCCAACCACGATTATCTTTCGCAACTGACGGGCAAAGCGGTCAAGGGGTTCGTAGCCCCCTACGTCAAGTATAACCGCCGCACTTTCGACGTTCTCGATGAACTCGGCTACGACTGGTTTATCCGCAACTGGCTGCTGCATCCGCTGAGGCTTCAGGGCACCGGCCTGACCGACCTGGGCGTGAATTTCAATTTCAGCAGTGGCTGGCAGGACCGCCTGCTGGTCCGGCCGGTCCACTCCGACCTGGTCCTGCAGCTGCACCTGCGCGACCTCGTAAGCTACGAACACCTGCTTGAGCACAGTATCCGTCTCCTGCTCCAGCGCGGAGTCAGGATTATCGACTGCGAAACATTCTACCGCGAAACCGCCGGCGGCGGATCATGAGCGACCGGGCGAACCAGAATATCGACAGAGCTCCGGAGCGGAACGATGTCAGCAAGGCCAAGCGCGAACGCTACCGCAGCAGCGATTTCGGCAGCAGGTACGACAGCCGCTACCGGGGCGGGATCAACCGGCTCAATACCGAGGTGGAGCGCAAATGGATCGCCTCGCAGATGGCCTCCGGCGCGGTACTGGATGCCGGCGCGGGCACGGGCCGGTTCAGCTCGCACCTGGCGGAGCTGGGCCACAATGTGATTGCCCTGGACAGCTCAGCAGGCATGCTGGCCGAATTGAAGCATAAGTCCCCGCAGGTGGAAACCCTGCTCGGCGACATCTACAATCTGCCGTTCGCGAAACCGGAATTCGACACGGTGGTCTGCATGCACGTGCTGTTTCATCTTCCAGACTGGGACAAGGTAATCGGCGTGCTGGCCGGAGTGCTCAAACCGGGCGGAACCATCTTTTTCGAGATGCGCAGCACAGAGCACGTCGCGGCGTTCGGCGGGATAGCCCGCAAACTCGGCCTGTTGAAAAGGGAGCGGGAGATGACTGACCCTTCATCGGCCACGGTCCATGCTACCACCGGCCGGGTGACAGAAGTCCTGGCTTCCTGCGGGGTCGCCCTGGAGCACACGCTCCGCTACGATATCCCCCACTCCTACTGGTTCAGACCGCTGAGCGCACCGGCTGAACTGCTGCTGCGCAAGTCCTCCGTGGCCCGCGGCTTGTTCTCGCGGCTGGAGCTGTCGCTGGGACAGCTATTGCCCGCCACGGCGGCTTACCGGACCCTGTACATGGGGCGCAAACGATGATCTCTCCGCAGGACAGCCCGCAGGTCAAGGTGGCCAAGGGCGCGGCGATTATCTTCAGCGGACTGGTGTTCGCCCGGCTGGTGAATTACGCCTACCAGAGCCTGCTTTCGCGGGTGGGAGGCCAGGTGGAATTCGGCCTGTTCTTCCTCGGCGTTACCACGCTGGCGGTGGCCGGAGGTATCGCCGCGCTAGGTATCGATCATGGGGTGGCGCGGTTCGCTCCGCTCTATATCGGCGGGGACGACCGTCGCAGGCTGCGGGGCATGATGCGCGGCGCATTCCTGATCGCGCTGGTCAACGGCACGGTGGCTGGTGTACTGTTGTCGCTGCTGGCAGGACCACTGGCCGACCTGCTGTTTGCCAAAGAGCAGATGACCGGGATTTTCAGGATCTGCGCGCTGGCCTTGCCGTTTATGGTCAGCGGACGGGTGCTGGTCAAGTCAGTGGTGGCCTTCCAGAAAATCGGCTACCGGGTAGCGGTCAACCAGTTCGCCAGTCCGGTAACCAGGCTGGTGCTGACCGTCGTGCTGCTGGCCGCCGGAATGAGGGCCGAGGGCGCGATGTGGGCTTATGCGGCCAGTGAAATAATCAGTTGGTGCGCGCTGCTGTGGCTCCTGCAGCGGCGGGTGCAGCCGATTTTCGGCGGCGGCGCCGGGGACGCGGAATTTGACTTCAGGCCATTTATCACCTACTGCCTGCCGCTGTTCCTCTCGGGGCTGGTGGTGCAGGTGATGAACTATATCGATGCGTTCATGGTCGGCCACTTTCTCGACAGCGCCCGGGTGGGGCTTTACGGGGCAGCCGCCCGCCTGGCGGCTCTTGTTGCGCTGGGAACGGAATTGCTCAACCCGCTGTTTCTCTCGATCACGACCGGCGCTTTCGCCCAGAAACGCCACGAACTGGTCAGCGGCACGTTCAACAGCAACAACCGCTGGTTTCTGTATATCAGCCTGCCGATTGTCTGCCTGCTGGCGATCATGGCTCCGGAGGCGATGGTGCTGGTCTGGGGAGACAACTTTGCGGGCGGGGCGACTGTCCTGACAATTCTCGCGGCGGGACGGTTTTTTTACTACCTGTCGTCAACCAGCGGCCTGCTGCTGACGATGTACGCGCGGACAAAGCTGATCCTGGCGCTGAACCTGATGGCCGCGGTTGTCAATTTCTGCCTGAACCTGTACCTGATTCCCCGCTACGGAATCGAGGGAGCCGCGGCAGCCACCGCCGTCACCCTGACCATGCACGCGCTGCTGACTGTCATGGCCGCCCGCCGCACCCATCCGGCCGCGGGGCTGAAAGTGTTTTTCCCGCGCCTGCTGGCAGCCGCTGTCCCGCCCTCACTGCTGGCCTGGGCTGTCAAGCTCACCGGCCTGTCTCCCCTGCCGGCCTGCCTGACGGCCGGAATCCTGTTTTGCGCAACTTTCCCGATGATGTTGAAACTGATGGGCGTCCTGCATGAAGAGGACCGCCGGATCTGGCGGCAGATCAGGGAGCGGATCGGGATGGGCGCGAAGGGTCCGCAGGTTCATCCGGAAGATTGATCGCTCAACAAGTCCAGATGCCGCGAATAGGTGACGATCTCGAGGCTGTGGCGTGAGGGCGCCAGTTCGGCGAGACCCGCGGCGGCCTGCTCGTACTCGATCGCGTCGCGGGGGTCAAGGTACAGGTTGAGGTAGCCGCCGTGGCGCTCGGCCAGGGTCACCGCCTCGCGGCACAGTCCCGCGAACTCGCCGTCGCTAAGATGACGGGCGTTGCGCTTGCGCAGGGCATGCCAGCTATCCAGCACGGCGAACGGGTGACGGGGACAGGTGCTGACCGGAAACTCCCAGACGCCCTCAGCGGCCCTGAACGGCAAGCCG
Above is a genomic segment from Candidatus Glassbacteria bacterium containing:
- a CDS encoding polysaccharide deacetylase family protein, which encodes MRAGPAAERIDRPPFTNRPVPGGRFPRRHLSPEEIILASTVYYSVKRPFSPLPSDRTTLWLASTYAAAGHKVSPAARPGLAGGDCGLLLTNRKLSNQETGFPVIRIGCGSDRRDRLRQSLGVLYGRTPLYQSDNVAGRLLAGALSPLRRLLGVRRRPAIPDGSAPDGTPPDLTDRRVVLRINVDWDARGLDILERWCETFELRPTLAVAGIEVKDNESRLRSFIKGTGCDIASHTWSHCVVLSSHGAKRQREEIAANHDYLSQLTGKAVKGFVAPYVKYNRRTFDVLDELGYDWFIRNWLLHPLRLQGTGLTDLGVNFNFSSGWQDRLLVRPVHSDLVLQLHLRDLVSYEHLLEHSIRLLLQRGVRIIDCETFYRETAGGGS
- a CDS encoding class I SAM-dependent methyltransferase, which encodes MSDRANQNIDRAPERNDVSKAKRERYRSSDFGSRYDSRYRGGINRLNTEVERKWIASQMASGAVLDAGAGTGRFSSHLAELGHNVIALDSSAGMLAELKHKSPQVETLLGDIYNLPFAKPEFDTVVCMHVLFHLPDWDKVIGVLAGVLKPGGTIFFEMRSTEHVAAFGGIARKLGLLKREREMTDPSSATVHATTGRVTEVLASCGVALEHTLRYDIPHSYWFRPLSAPAELLLRKSSVARGLFSRLELSLGQLLPATAAYRTLYMGRKR
- a CDS encoding oligosaccharide flippase family protein translates to MISPQDSPQVKVAKGAAIIFSGLVFARLVNYAYQSLLSRVGGQVEFGLFFLGVTTLAVAGGIAALGIDHGVARFAPLYIGGDDRRRLRGMMRGAFLIALVNGTVAGVLLSLLAGPLADLLFAKEQMTGIFRICALALPFMVSGRVLVKSVVAFQKIGYRVAVNQFASPVTRLVLTVVLLAAGMRAEGAMWAYAASEIISWCALLWLLQRRVQPIFGGGAGDAEFDFRPFITYCLPLFLSGLVVQVMNYIDAFMVGHFLDSARVGLYGAAARLAALVALGTELLNPLFLSITTGAFAQKRHELVSGTFNSNNRWFLYISLPIVCLLAIMAPEAMVLVWGDNFAGGATVLTILAAGRFFYYLSSTSGLLLTMYARTKLILALNLMAAVVNFCLNLYLIPRYGIEGAAAATAVTLTMHALLTVMAARRTHPAAGLKVFFPRLLAAAVPPSLLAWAVKLTGLSPLPACLTAGILFCATFPMMLKLMGVLHEEDRRIWRQIRERIGMGAKGPQVHPED